The Phaseolus vulgaris cultivar G19833 unplaced genomic scaffold, P. vulgaris v2.0 scaffold_15, whole genome shotgun sequence genomic interval taaaaataaataactttataATACAATGTTTAAAAAAGAAACTTGTATTCGTCCatatattttacttatttagacacaatttgattttattaacaaaaagaTAACGTTTAGTTACATGTGGTATATCAAACTAAACATACACATATAAATATTAGAGAAAAAATTATaggtttttaaatatattattagttCTCGTTGTTCTTAACTTACAATCCTTCTAAAATATAATCTCGGTTAAGTGtgattttctttgtttttgttcccattaataaaaaatatcataacttcagctgtatttttattttgaatttggtacttcaaattttaaaaacaccctacttttgtattttaactttaaaatcaTAACAATATCTTAGGAAAAATAGATTAAttcacatatttttaaaatttgaaaaaataaataaatataaggaactttgaattttttttaatttttttaccgATTACTAGAAAATCTGGTTGATTATAATTTTGGTGTGCACATGAATATaatagtattatattatttaatcgTAATATTAGTGAAAATGTGTATGTAAATCTATTTTACATGGACATTTATACTACATATTATATGTTGACTATTTTAGGTTTCGGCACTTACAGCACAGCAGGTGACGTTAAttcaagttttaaaaaaaatactaaattggTGAAATTAGAGTACTATTCATCCATTGCAATAAAACCATTATGCGTTTTGAATCCTCGCTGCAGCTTCCATTACTTTCATCCTCTTAGCAGCCAACCATTTATGCAGTGGGCAATGGCCATTCTGTCCTTATTTTTGTCTGACCTCTTGAATGTGTTATGAATTTTTTCTTATTGGGAATCTATGTTTATGATTATGTCAAGCTTTGTATTGTGagttatgatttattttttaagtcttATTTGTAAAGCTGCCCAAAGCTGAAGCATGGTTTCATGGTTTGTATGTCTTTGGGAAATGAAGTTATAGAATATTTGAGTGGGACATATTTGAGTGGGAATATGTTAGTAAGATGGTTATGAAATAATTAGGACAAATAttcttaagtttttttattataaaaaaataaaataaaattaagaaaaacattttagGAGTGTTCCACAAAGGAATGTAATTGGGTTGCTATGCTGTAAACTTTGCAGGATAAATCTGCACCAAAACAGTCACCAGAAATGCATGATTCTTCTTCATAAGAAAGTGGCTCCCAACATACTCCAATACGTTAAATCTATAGTGATACCTCTTCCTCATCACTGCTACACACCTTATGTGACCCCATCCCGCTTCTGCCAACATCCCATACTCCCTTCACCATCCATCCAGATCACCTCTTTCTTTCCAAAGACTAGCTAGCTAGTGAATACTATTCTTAATCGGTTTAAAATCATATTGAGTTTCTAAAACAATTCCTCCTTGATCATCATCCTTCATTCTCCAATACTGCACCGCTTCCTCCACACATCCTCAATTCTTCTAGTTTAAGAAGGAGAGTGCTAATACTCTTAAGTATTAATTAACCACAATTTTTTGGTAGGTTGTACTAGGAAAGAttgattatttttcatttttgtcaATGAGAATGGGTAGCCTTGTACCTATATAATACATTATTTACTacctgataaaaaaaaagagatatcTAGGCACAAGAAAAAACCGAATGAATACAGGTAGGCTCGAGGGTGCTTATTTGTGTTTTGGCACGTCCACAATCACCTCCCTGTAACACATAGGGCAAGCCTGaagaaaacacacaaaaaaaaagagGTATTTCAGTATATGCCAAATTTAGCACTACACGAACTCATTATAATACATTCATGGAATCAACTGACAAAAATATGCatttcaaaaagaaaatttgGGAGTAGTAATTGTAAGTAAAAAGGCATATTTCTATAAAAATTTTaacatgtattttttatttcattagcTTTGATAGATTCTATTATGCACTAGATATCTCATTCCTAAACAACTTGCCTTATTGATGCTAAGCCATTTGTTCCCACAGCTAGCATGATAGGCATGTTTGCATGGTAAAGTCATCCTCTTGTCCCCTCTTCTATATTCCATCTGACAAATCACGCATCTAAACAGGAAAATGAGTCAGAATAACACATAATTGCTCTTCTGTCAAGAAACAATACATAAGACTAGGACTCTAGTTGCAATTCAGGTATTTGTAAAATTGTTGTAGAATCTACACATGCACATTGTTGATCTATGTAAGGAATCCTCCCAATAGTGATAGTCTTGGAGCACCTAATAAATCCATTACCGATCTATATATTTATAACTCATTTGTCTGCTACGGCACCCGAGCTAAGAAAGAAGACATataattctgaaaaaaaaatacttaacagaaaaacataaagtaaatttcttcaagaaaaaactaaaacaaaatctaGAAACGGAAAATAACCTCTCCTCCCGTGACTTCCTCCTAAAGAAGAAGAAACGGCCACACTTGTACTTTGATATTGGAATCGATGAGATTTGTTCTTGGGAGAGACCACGACTCTCAGTTCCAACTGTCTCACCTAATTCAAGTAGTTCCTGCgataaataaaatgatatcAATGTGAAGAAAGAGTAAAAAGAATAAAACCAAGTGAAAAAAAGTCTGTATTTCCAACTATTACAAGGAATTCAGATTTTCACTTAACCAAGCCTTTTCCACCACGAGGTGTCACGTCATACAACTTATAACCCTCATCAACCAGTAAACCGTGATAATTTAAGTTGAAGGGTCGGCCCTATAATTGTTTGTTACATTAGTATCTCACATACCCATCCATTGGTTTTGAACCCTTAATAACTTTCACCACCATGTTAGTCTATTTTTATAGGGAGGCAAGGGTTATCAATATCATGCTTTCTTGCTTgtttaaatcaaataatttgtaaaatGGTAGAGGTTTTGCAGCGCCTTCCTTACTTGTAACTGTAATGGGTGACAAAAGGTCCTAATTGCTAAATCAATCCCACAACTGTCCCCCCCTGTGTAACTATTCTAAGCAATTGTTAAAACCATAATAAAAATCAAGTTTCTGGATTATAATTACCATTATACaactttttaacattttttggGAAAATGATGCAATTGTATGGTGGATATAACATAATGCATTATGCTGGAAGAAACGAAGGAGGAAGGCTTGTGCACGAGTAAAGCCGAAGactaaaaatcaaacaattgcAAACCTTAGCATTATATACATCTAGAACATTTTCTAGGAAACCAAATATAAGGGAGAAGTATATGTGGGCAACAAAAGGAAGGCTAATACTTTCAGTTCAACCTCATAGGTCATGTTGTCAGGATCAATATTGTCTTCCCAACTGAcctgaaattttttataaaaaaatggctTAGTTCATTCTAATAAATTGAATTGTGTTGTAGGCATAAATACAACTTCTTCAATGTTGAAAGAATTtccatttaattatttaaatatttaatgcaccagaaatttaataaaaaatacctCATAATCATTGAAATCATTATGATGCCTTCGTGGACCTGAAAGAAAAGAGATggatttgttttaattttgagCACACATTTTATACATGGGTATCGAATGGGTATCGAATTACAGATCTGCAAAAAGGGTACTAGGTGGATAATGTATTTGATGAAAATTATCCAGAGATGAAACTCGGTAGCATACATTCAATAGAACTGTCTAGTGTGACATTGTTTACTCCTTCTTCCCTTTCTATACATACTGTTGTCATCTGTTCATTGATTGTTGCAGAGTTTTCCGAGTGCCTTCTATACTCATCCACCAATTGTTCATAATAATTCACCTCGTAACCATTACTATCCTGATAGTACGAGGTACTACCTGGTTCAGATAGCCCAGATTTGTAAAAGTTTGTAGTTGAACTTGAAGGGTATAAACTCTcctgtatatatatatggaaaCACTTTTTACTTGCAACTTTCAACCAGAGTTCTACTCGTAGAAAAATAACATGAATAATATTGCATATAAACCCTTTAAAAACAGAAGTTTATTCTATATTTGCAAATTTCTACACTGTATATCAAACCGAGCTAGGTCATCCCAACAAATCTACATAAAGGGGTGCAAAAATCTATTAATCTCCAAACATAATCTAGATAATATCTCTAAAGGTACCTGAGGAAGTGAAGCGCCAGAAAAAATGAAGTTAACATGTTCGTATGTAAGACCTTCAACATATTCAATAAAGCTTCCTGCTGTACTGTAGGGATAGCAGATGTTATTGTAACGGACCTCCATGTCTGGGTTCCAACTAATCTTGAATTCTATCTGCCAGACAAGTAATCTGTGGAGTGAATTTCAAAGAAAATAGTGAATCTGTAATGTGAATTTACGGAAAATAGTGAATTCACAGACAAGTAATCTGCAGAGTGAATCACCAAAAGGTAATGTGCAGAATGAATTCACATACATTTAATCTGTAGAGTGAATCACGTATTCAGTTCCGCATGTTCGTCAGTAAAAGTAAAGCACTTAACACCAGATCACTCAGCTACTCTAAAATGTTAACCtgaattttgagaaaaaaaaaaactattacgTTTTTCTAATTACAATAATAAGAAAGCCAATAATTAGTAGTAAATCACTACTCATATAGTTAATAATGATCacgaaaataataaaacaataaagaTACAGCAACAATTTTAAACATCCTTATTACTGAACAATATTAAAATCCTAACAGATACacactatataaaaaaaacagccaTCGAATATAAACGACATAAATGAGGTGAACTTGAAAGCGCACTAATCAAGTGGAAAAAAAAGAAACAGCTTAAAATTGTCGAGGTAGTTAGTTATGCAGCGAAGAACAAGATCGCGTAGAAGGAAACGTGAAATCTTCAATCTCCGGAGAATAAACGAAAAAAATTCAACGACGAGTACCTCTTTAGTTGGACGGAAGCAGGGGATTAGAACCTAGCCTCGCAGTTGCATTGATTCTAGAAGCATAACAAGAAAAACCGCGATAGGTGAAGAGTGAAGATAAAAAACGAATGCATGAGTGTAAGATGAAGAAAGTGAATTGAATGGAAGGAATATGAAGAAACTGACCTTGATCGCTTCTGGTGCCGAATGAAAATGAATGAACGAAGGAACGAATGAAAGGCTTTGTAACTGCCTATCTTAACTCTGCTTTCTCCACCTTTAAGCACTCCTTGAAGGAACACGCCAACTCCGTTAGATAGATCATGATCACCTGCATCGCACCTCTTCTCCAACCGTTTcggtttttctctctttttttttcttttttttatatatttatttaactattatatttatttattatatgtacTATGGGGTTTAGTAAAATGATTGTTTTTCACATTTAGTGTTCGTGTGAAAAAATAGTGAGACGAGTGAAGACATAAGAGGAAGAGATGGAAAAGAGATAGTGCGAGGCATGTGAGAAAATGAAGGTGAGTTGAAAGAAAGTGCTGGCGTGGAAATGAAGCGAAACACGAAAAGTATAACTTATCTTCACATATTCGAATCACAGCACAGTCCTTTTGTCTGCAGTGGTGAAGCCTGAAGATGAAGAAATAAAGAATACCCACGAGACATTCGCCaactaattaaaaaactaaattcaaaaAGATTCGCTGCTTGTCCTTAACGGATAGGACGATTGTGTTGTGTGCATAGGAATGCCATGACTCGTGTCACAACCATATTTTATTAGCTTCAAATATCTCTTCTCTCATTTTTCCATTCCTAAATTTTAGTTTctctgtttttaaaataaataaaaaattagtcttttatttttctcaaattctCATCTCACCAGTTTTAATattctttaaaaatttaaataagcttaaataaatataatattacatttttaaataacttcGTTCATTATTTCCGGTTATAACACTTCCATTATTTTTTAGTCCTAACATTTGACAAGACCAATTTTATCATTTGAATGTGTGAGAGAGTTTTGGTGAAAAAATtcgttatattttaatttttcaatctgAAGTTTCTCGTTAAAATTTCTTTTTTGGACTTTGTGACTTTCATCAATGTTTACCACCAACTACGGCAAGCAATCACAAACAATCATCACTACCACCACttgaaaataaagaataagACATCACACTCTCTACCATACTCAAAATGatattgttgaaattaaaaagtattgttaaaatttaaaaaaaaaatatggaggtgAGGGAAAAGAATGGAAgtgtaagaaaaatttgtcacTTTTTAATTCAATAGTTTAAATTAAGACTTTGATGTCTAAAGTACTAATATTAACCCACATACTATACAGTTTTTTAAAGTACAAATGATGTATtctaattagtttttttatgattaatattttaactacgAATATCTTAGaataaaaaccaaaattaaaaattaaaaattaaaaataaagaaaccaTAATTATTTTTGGTACTTTCATGTCATATAATATAGAAGACATGAATGGTGTATATCTCGTAAAATAGTTGGATTTTCGCCGTTTAAATTTATTGGTTTTATCCTTACCGTTATTTTAAATAGATTAGGGAAAAGattatgaaattaaaagaaTGGGATAAGTAAAAAAATTCCACAAAAAATTATGAATCAAATTTTCCAGACATGAATTAATCATGGTAAAGTAAAAGTTAATTGATACTTTATAtacctaaaaatattattataatgacaCGTTATTAGTGGTTGACACAATCACTTAATATTTAcgaaaaatataaagaattaaCAATTATATGACATCATAACAGAAGTCCAAGCTTAAATTTTGAGAAGTgagcaaatatatttttttataagcatggaaaccaaatttgcaaaaatgcAATACGAATTCTATTTTCTTTATGTTTTTCTCAGTGCATTACGAATTCATTTATTTGGTTGATCATTATTGGacaaaaattgaattatatataattccacataaataaataaaaagttgacTTTTGAATGAGTTTTCACCACACAAATTCTTACTATATGACACTGTTGTAATCAAGCCCCACCAGAACCATACTTCTTTCCTATAAGAAGTAACTGAAGTTTGTCATAACCAGAAAGCACACCAGCACCCGCAACTGCACGAAGGATGTTTGCACCACCACCCTTGAAAAGAGATTTTGAACCTTCATTCTTCACAATTTGCGATAATGCATCCAAAGAGCTTTTGTACTTCACAGCTTCACCCGATGTCATCATCATTCTTCTGCGAACCGTATCTAAGGGGTAGGAGGCAAGGCTTGCACCAATAGTAACCAGCCACCCCAAAGCAAAGCTAGCCAAAAAACTATCctgaaaaatacaaatgaaaatgttaaaataaactTTACGTAAAccaacctcataaaactgacTTGAGATtacattcacttatatattatgaaatgtcttaatctctagtcgatagaGATCTTTAACATCCCTCATGCTGAGGTTACCAGCTcaaaatgactttgataccatatcaaGAACTGAactttatatactatgaaatgttttaatctctaattgATATAAAATTTGTAACATAACAAACAAAGCAGTAATCTTAATGAGATTTACACCCATTAAGAAAAAAAGGTGTACAGTGTAATGATGCCTCACCTGCAAAGTTCCCACCAAGAGCACTGGTTTGAGAGAATCATACATGCCAAAATACAAACCACGGTAGACAATGATTCCAACGCAAGAAACGTTGAAGCCACGGTAGAGGCCAGCAACACCGTCTGATTGAAGAGTCTTCCTGTAGACATCGATCAAGCCATTGAACTGCCTCTCTCCACCCTTCTTTCCAGCCTTGGCATCATTTGCAAGGCGGGTTCGAGCGTAATCCAATGAATATACAAACACCGAAGATACAGCTCCTGCTGCACCACCAGATGCTACGTTCCCTGCAAACCATTTCCAGTATCCATCCCTGTCTTTCTTGAAGTTGAACAGCTTCTTAAAATAGTCTTTGAATGCAAAATTCAAGGCCTATAAAAGCATTAGACAGTAGTCACAAGCTTAACCATTAATGGACTATAAATCATTTTATGGTCTTAGATCACCCTAGTTCAAGGAGTTTTATTAGTTCTTACCTAAACGAGAAAATTTGTTTAATGTCACCAAGAGAATGAATAGAAACCCTCAtcaagacaaaaaaatattaatgaaggAGTATGATTTTATCTCCATGAAGACATAGTAGGTCCGAGGGTGGCACTTTAGGCCTAATAAACTCagttctgataccatattaagattaaaaaacggattttaagtctaactcaatctcataaaattcacttatcaagaataaaatattttactttttagtcGATGTGCGATCTACAACAATACAAAATTTGACGTGGAATGACAAGTATACCTGTGTTGGAAAGTAACGGATAACGTTGGCAGTGTTTCCTCTCCATAATGAAACAAACCCCTCGTCTTTGATTGTTCTTCCGAAGCAATCTCCAATGCCCTTGTAGGGTTCAGAGAGACGACCTGCTTTGATCATCTCATCCTGATTTTGAATGAGAAGCTTTACACGCTCAATAGGAGCAGCTGCACTCTTGGACACTGCCGCAGAAACTCCACCCATGAGAAAATCAGTGGCAAAGGTTCCCCAGTTTTTCTCCAAAGGCGATGGCACGAACACTGGTGAACCTATAGAATGCATGTTGTTTGTGGGTTTGCATGCAGGCATGACAGGGAACTGCAACCCTGCATTTGAATAATTTTCTAGTGAGAATCGCTGCTGAAACAGAGCTATCCTTTTCAAATCTCCGTAACAAGTTCCAACATGTGGGGAAAGGTTGGAGTTGGATCTCAAGTGAAGCTGCCCAGCAAACTTTTGTTCGATCGTTGGGTACTGTTGTTTATCAATCATCATTGCTTGAGTAGTTGAGTGCTTAGAGATACTATAAACTGCAACAGAATAAATTATGTCAAGCTATTTATGGACCTAAATGAAATCAAGAACTGGGCTATTTGAGTTCAAGAGTAACACTGAATTCCCAATTATATTTAAGCTGCTTATTGACAGCTTCTGCTTATTACTGGGGGAAGAAAATGAAGGTGTGAAGTAACTAAAGAAAAAGTAAGAGTTCTATCATATTGTAGTATTCATCACAGATGTTTCTCAGTCAACTTCAAAGTCATATTTTTCTTGTCTATAGCTAAAAATGCATTGCTTACATATAGTTGATAAAACATAACATGATAGTACATATAGCAATACTTATAGAAAATCATAATGTTTATCATAGTTTTAACAATCATCCTAATGATTGAAAACTTCCTTCTACCAACATTATAACAATATCAACATCCTTCACTCTACCAATCAATATAGAGGCACAAAATTATGTTACATATTTACATGACTCAAGAACCTTCTCACTATATATTTTATACCAGAGACAATTATAACATTGTATTATATAGAGTTTAATCCTAAACAGAAATAAGATTTGTTTCAAAGTCATACTTAGAAACGTGTGGGTCTCAAACTGTCACAAAATCAAGTTTCAAGTAGATAACAgtgaaaaaaatgtaataacccaggatgaaaaaaataaagcgTTGGATTCTTAAGCCGACTAAACCTCAGACTCAGACCAAAATAAAGATAACCTCCAAAATCACCACGCTGGCTTTTCACTAATTAATATAGTTTGGATAGGACTAAGTCTATAAATGAGGTATGATAGGTAAGATAACAACTCTGCATTGTCCGCTGCAATTACCTTACTATATTTGATCAATAGAAAACTACTTTGTCAAAGAAATTCATCCATACTCAGTCCAACTCTGATGAAACTTAAATGTCAAAATTTATGCAGTTAGAACCACACTACAATCAGAAGCACAGTTATATACCAATCAGCTATGGAATCAAGTAAACAGAGTGTcttaaataaacataaatcgATCAAAATAGATAAACAAACCAGCTTAAGCAATAATCCAAGAATTAAAAGAACAAAATAAGTGACAGATACTAACATGTAAATCAACACGAACAGGGTTATAGAGAGAAACACAAATAAAAGCCATCCCAAACACTCACAGAGAAATTGTATTGTTGGTCTTCGGTTCTTGAATGAAAACCTTCGAGGCTCGTGAACTCAGGGAGACTTGATCCGTtctgataaattaaaaatattctttctcCCTAGTTGGTATGAACCAGCAAATTTTACAGCTATATAGCATGGTAGGCACAAATCCTACGGTTTTGGAGCAACAGGTTGATTTTGCATTTTAAATTGGAATAATTATTGCTGAAAAATGATCTTCCACTTCGTGAAATCTGAAATTGAAGGTTTCATGGAAATTTCTGACATAGACTTGTATGCACAAGACTTTTTAAGTTGGACcatttcttttaataaattgaAACCTGTTTGTTTATCATATAACATTTCCACTTAAAATCGCCTAAAATTAACGAAAATGGCAAgttaacaagaaaaaaaatgcagaaTAAAGCACTGGCCCTGATTTCGCGATCAACATTAAAAACTAACAGAAACGCTTTCgacattaaattattaaaacattaaattatgttaataagaCAATATGTCAACCTTATAAAAacgatttataaaataaagtttacactcatttataaattataaaatgttctGATAATAAATACTTGTTAGAAAACTCgaataccatattaagaagtaaattttaaacttaactcaacctcataaaaccgacttataaaTGAGACTTACACTCACCTATAAACTATGAAACATTTTAATCTTTAGTCGATATAGAATCTCCAACATTGTTGCGCCCGATAACAAGTACTAAATTGTTAGAGGTAAAACCAAACACCCAATAAGCCTATACGCCTATCAGATTGTTTCATATGGTTAAAATCTTTTTGAAGaaacctttaaaaaaattatttctactGAAGTAATCAAAGGCAAACACACCATACCGTTGAACGGTCCAAAACCTATATACTAAACAGGAAGCAGacaataaaataacaataaggGGAGTAACAAATAACAATACTGCGCCGGcgacaattttaaaaaaaatgtagacGGAAACAACTAAGTTTTGAAAGATTACTTAAAAGCTTTCACGAAGGTGCTTTGGAATATACATAGCTAAAAATGAATCAAGCATTCTTCATGAGGCAATTTAACGTAACAAAGTTATAACAAATTCTGTACCAAAAAAGGTTATTAATACAAAGTGGGTGACATACTCCCAGGGATGCTTGTAACCTTTTTCCCCGAGTTGCACAATTATTTTTGTGTACAATATACAAATGTAACAGTTACAATTAGTTGACAAAAACAAGTTAAAGCCAAATCAATGGTAAATTGATGACCAATAGGAGCTAAGTGTCTTGCAGCAACATCCTTCTTTTCTCACATACTGGCAAAATCCCACATGCCAATATATAGGGATTAAATGAGGTAAAGTACACAACTAGTTGAGCAAAACCATGCACATTCCAAATGAATTTACGCATCTCAGCTCAGTTGCTAGCGCCACAGGACTGCAAAAggtataaaaaaacatatatattgtCAAGTGAACTCTCTTCTCTACAATATGGTTGGAAGCTTTGAACAAATTGCTACATAATTCATTTACTATGTTAATGCAATTTTATATCTACAACCTAGTAAACTACCTACCATGTAACCCTATAACTGTAACAACAAattattaaacattttaaacGAAAGGGTTTCATTTTATACCTCATTTAAGCAATAGTGGCTGATCCTTTCTGAGAAGCAGCTACTGTTGTCTGCCTAAGCTGACATGCTCCCTTCCCTGCGGCCGGTTGATTCCTATAGAGGCAGGGTCTAAAGACATCTCAGATGTACTGAAATCTACCTCTAGCTCTTTTTGTTTCAGTTTCAAGATCCTGTGCTCGTTTTCTAACTTCATTCTTTTGTTCTCCAATCTCAGCCTCTCCAGTTCTCTGTCCTTCTTGCTGCAATATCTTAACCACTTAAGCCGCTGTTTCTCAAGTTCAAGAGTTTGGGCTTGGTAGCTGATATTTTGCTCTTGAAGCTGCAACATCTGGATTTTAATCCACTCTCTTTGTTCGCGTAATGACTTTGTGGGGTCTTGAAAAACCCTTGCCATTTCAATCTCAAATTTGTCCATCCGAGAAGCTTGTGGGCCAAAATGGCCATCCTCCTCACTTAATATATTTCTATCACAGAGTTCCTGCATCCTCCCTCCATCCTCGTGTGCATTAATATTAATGTCATCATCCAACTCATCCTCCTCGCTATCATTGTTATTCTCATCTTCATCCTCAGATCCATTATTATCTCTTGTTGAGTCCCTCCCATGCTCCATAGAATAACCCTGCAAATCAAGTTCATGACAATTCGGTATCCTTTGCCCATTATGGTAGGCACACATCTCCTTATAAAACAAGTGTTTTGAGCTCAAGATCTTCCTAACATCATCCTTCATCTTAGCTGACAGGTTAGGTATTGAATCCATTAACGCCGGATTCTCAACCACTTGACAACAAGTTCCCCTTCCAAGTATGTCATTTAACCTCTTGTATCTCTTATTTAAGTCGTTGAACTTGTCCTCACACTGCTGTGGCGACACATGACAACCCTTGCTTATCATTATCTTGGAGACTGTTTTCCACTTGCCCTTCTTCTGTAAAACCCCAGATTTCCTTTTGTGACCATCCATGCCTGCAATAGTGCCATCATCACCCACACAACTCACCACTGTTATAAGAAGCCTAACCACATTATCCGTCCACTTCATTCGCTGCCAAGGAGACCCCTTTTTGCCCTT includes:
- the LOC137817054 gene encoding E3 ubiquitin-protein ligase BIG BROTHER-like isoform X2, with protein sequence MEVRYNNICYPYSTAGSFIEYVEGLTYEHVNFIFSGASLPQESLYPSSSTTNFYKSGLSEPGSTSYYQDSNGYEVNYYEQLVDEYRRHSENSATINEQMTTVCIEREEGVNNVTLDSSIECPRRHHNDFNDYEVSWEDNIDPDNMTYEELLELGETVGTESRGLSQEQISSIPISKYKCGRFFFFRRKSREERCVICQMEYRRGDKRMTLPCKHAYHASCGNKWLSINKACPMCYREVIVDVPKHK
- the LOC137817054 gene encoding E3 ubiquitin-protein ligase BIG BROTHER-like isoform X3, whose translation is MEVRYNNICYPYSTAGSFIEYVEGLTYEHVNFIFSGASLPQESLYPSSSTTNFYKSGLSEPGSTSYYQDSNGYEVNYYEQLVDEYRRHSENSATINEQMTTVCIEREEGVNNVTLDSSIECPRRHHNDFNDYEELLELGETVGTESRGLSQEQISSIPISKYKCGRFFFFRRKSREERCVICQMEYRRGDKRMTLPCKHAYHASCGNKWLSINKACPMCYREVIVDVPKHK
- the LOC137817054 gene encoding E3 ubiquitin-protein ligase BIG BROTHER-like isoform X1; the encoded protein is MEVRYNNICYPYSTAGSFIEYVEGLTYEHVNFIFSGASLPQESLYPSSSTTNFYKSGLSEPGSTSYYQDSNGYEVNYYEQLVDEYRRHSENSATINEQMTTVCIEREEGVNNVTLDSSIECPRRHHNDFNDYEVSWEDNIDPDNMTYEVELKELLELGETVGTESRGLSQEQISSIPISKYKCGRFFFFRRKSREERCVICQMEYRRGDKRMTLPCKHAYHASCGNKWLSINKACPMCYREVIVDVPKHK
- the LOC137817013 gene encoding ADP,ATP carrier protein 1, mitochondrial-like, yielding MMIDKQQYPTIEQKFAGQLHLRSNSNLSPHVGTCYGDLKRIALFQQRFSLENYSNAGLQFPVMPACKPTNNMHSIGSPVFVPSPLEKNWGTFATDFLMGGVSAAVSKSAAAPIERVKLLIQNQDEMIKAGRLSEPYKGIGDCFGRTIKDEGFVSLWRGNTANVIRYFPTQALNFAFKDYFKKLFNFKKDRDGYWKWFAGNVASGGAAGAVSSVFVYSLDYARTRLANDAKAGKKGGERQFNGLIDVYRKTLQSDGVAGLYRGFNVSCVGIIVYRGLYFGMYDSLKPVLLVGTLQDSFLASFALGWLVTIGASLASYPLDTVRRRMMMTSGEAVKYKSSLDALSQIVKNEGSKSLFKGGGANILRAVAGAGVLSGYDKLQLLLIGKKYGSGGA
- the LOC137817014 gene encoding uncharacterized protein yields the protein MNGSGLGGGFLSGPSGGILDLESSFHRHQQTQLGHPSITGQQQLNIMSGLESDHPIGLIEVKNLNAALNFGKGKAIAPSDSNELSDEDEPSYAEEGNCENLDGGKGKKGSPWQRMKWTDNVVRLLITVVSCVGDDGTIAGMDGHKRKSGVLQKKGKWKTVSKIMISKGCHVSPQQCEDKFNDLNKRYKRLNDILGRGTCCQVVENPALMDSIPNLSAKMKDDVRKILSSKHLFYKEMCAYHNGQRIPNCHELDLQGYSMEHGRDSTRDNNGSEDEDENNNDSEEDELDDDININAHEDGGRMQELCDRNILSEEDGHFGPQASRMDKFEIEMARVFQDPTKSLREQREWIKIQMLQLQEQNISYQAQTLELEKQRLKWLRYCSKKDRELERLRLENKRMKLENEHRILKLKQKELEVDFSTSEMSLDPASIGINRPQGREHVSLGRQQ